TGCGCCGATGGCTTCGAGAAAGCTCAAGTATTCACGCAGGCTTACCGGAATGGCGTGTTCGCGCAGATTCTCGAAAAATGGCACGAACATAAGATCAGGCCAGTCCGAACCGGATCAGGACAATATCAATAATCAGTGCGATCAGCGCAAAGATGATGCAGTAAACTGCCCCCCATTGCGCCATGTCGAGCGCCGACCCTTTGCGGCGTTTCGCTTGATAGATGCCGACAAGCAGCCCCAGTACGGCTCCGATCCAGACCATGATTTTTACCCGCGTTTGCCCTTCAGCGGATTGAGAGCACCAATTTCGCGCAGTTTTGCGCGCACGGCCCAGTCCGCTCCGAACCCGTAACGCGCCCAGCCGAGACTGTCCAGCCGGACATCGGCGGCTTCAGCGAGGTGGCCGGAAAGCTCAAGAGCTTCTGCGCGTAACAACAGCAGCGTGGAAAGAAGCGCGGCATTTTCACTGCGCGAAGCGGCGGGAATGGCGTGATTGACAAGGGTTATCGTGCCGCGCGCATCGCCCTGACTGAGCGCGTGTGCGGCGAGTTGCGCGGCGACATAGGCGCGGTGCAGCGAGGTATTGGGAACCATGGCATAGAAGCGGTCGGCGGCCTTGAAATGAGCCAGCGCGCCTTCCGGGTCGGTCGCGGCCAGAAGGCGGCCCATGGAATAATGTGCGAATGCGCGGCGATGATCCTGCCAGCCCAGTGATTTGGCGATCGAGAGCGCCCGACGCCCGGCGGCGATTCGTCTGGCATGGCTGGCACCGGGGCCAAGGGCGGTTTGAATGGCGTCGATCCAGCTGCGCGGGGTCGGGCCGGGGTTCACCGGGGCAACATGTTCACCCGCCGGGTTGAGCCGCGCGAGGATGGCGGGCAGGCGTGCGGCGGCTTGAGCGCGGGTCATGCCGTTGTGCAACTCGGGTGCGTAATAGGTTTTCAGCATCAGCATATCAAAGCCGGTCAGCACGGTATGGATGTTGTCATCGTTGAACACGGAATCGGGCAGGCGATAGAGGTCATCAAGCGGCCCCATAGCTTGCGCCAGTTCCTCATGCAGGCAGTCGCGAACCTCTTGCGGGGCGGCATCACTGGGCACGAAGACGGCCATCTGCGTGCGCTTGCGCAGCAGCGCCCAATTGGCTTTCGGGCTGCGCCGTGCGGCGGGGTATTGTGCGATGCTGGTGATGTTGGGCACCACGAAACAGGCGGCCTGCGGCAGGGTCTTGCGAATTTGCGCGCGGGTTATGGCTTGAATGGTGATGCTGGCGCTGGGCGCATTGGTGAGCGCGACTTGCAACCCGGCCTCGTGCTTCAGGCGGTAAACCAGCCGCCTCAGGTCGGGCATCAAGGTGGTAGGCACTGCACCGGTGACGCGGATCGAGATCGGCTGTGTGAACCGGGTCAGCACCGGCAGGTCGCGGCCCGATTCGAGCCGGAAAGACAGGTCGAGAAAATCGCGGGCGATATCGACGTTGGAGCGTTGCGGGCGCGTCGGGTCAGGCGTTGCAAATGTCTTGATCGGTGGCAGCGCCATGGCATTTTCGGGCGGCGCGGCGCGGGTGGCCTGATCGGGAACCGGGCCGGGCATGCAGCCCACAAGAACGAGGCAGAGCGGCAGAAGGTGGGTCCGCATGAATTACGCCCCCGGCCAAGCCAGCAGACAAGGCAAACCCGCCTGCCTTTGGCGGGAGCCAGAGCAACGGCAAAAGTCTGCCGGGGTGTCGGTGCCATCAACATGGCGGCAGTGGGTGTGCTGTCGGGTTCGGCGGGATTGTGGGGAGTTTGCCGCTTTTTCGGGGCGCGCCGTTGCGGAAGACCGGGCACCATATCATTCGCTTCCAAGTGACTCGCCCCGTCTTGCAATTTTCGTTGGATAGACGTGTGCCGCCCGTTCCTGACGTGGTTAAGGAGCAAATAGGGCAAAAACGTGGCAAAAGGCGCGCGGGCCGGATCAGTCGGGTTTCACCATCGTTTCGCGGTACCAGACATAGATCCCCGCGCCTGCGATGATCAGCCCGCCCACAATGGTGAGCGTATCAGGCAGATCACCGAAGATGGTGGCACCGTAGAATGTAGCAAATAACAGCCCAAAATAGGCGAACGGCGCAAGCATTCCGGCCTCTCCGGCCATCAGGGCGCGGATCAGGGCAAGTTGCCCCGCAGTGCCGCAAAGTGCGATGCCAAGCATGATCAGCAGATCGGACGGGCCAACGGGTTGCCAGAAAAAAGGCACCGCAGCAGAGAGTGCCACCGCGCCGAAAAGCGCAGTATAAAACAGCGAGGTCCAGGCATCTTCGTCGCGGCCAACAAAACGCGTGGTGAGCGCATAGGCCGAGTAGCAGATCGCAGCACCAAGCGGCAGCAATGAAAAAGGGGTGAACACGGCTCCACCGGGGCGGATGACAAGAACGGCGCCGACACAGGCCGCGCCGATGGCGACCGCACGGCGGATGCCAAAGCGTTCCCCAAGGAACAGAGCCGCGCCCAGAGTGATGAACAATGGGTTGGTGGCCATGATCGAGGCGGCTTCGGCCAGTCCGATATTGGAGATACCGAAAAAGAAAAATATCGTCGCACACATCAAGTAGATGGACCGCGCGAGTTGTAGTTTCGGATAGCGCGTGCGCAGCACCATGCGCAGGCGTGGCAGCACAAGGATGAAGACCACCAGCGTCTGACCGAGATAGCGCGCCCAAAGCGTTGGCACGGTGCCGATATGACCCGCCAGCAATTTGGCAAGGGCATCCATCGAGGAAAAGAAGAAGATTGCGGTGATCATCAGCAGAATCGCCCGCGTTTTTTGCGAATGCATCAGGTGAAGCGCGCGGGTGAGACTGGCGTTCTGGTGCCGGTCATGCCAGCGTAGCCACCGGAAATTCGTGTTTTAATGCTCATGCTTTTGAGGGTAGGCGGTGTCGGCGGGGCTGTCCAGTGGCGCGGGCTGGCGGCGCGCAGGGCAAGATATGAGCGCTGCTCACGCCTCGCCTTTGTCTAATGCCACAGGTTAAAAGCGGGGCGCTTTACGCGGCGTCGTCCTCGTCCGGCGAAAGCAAGGTGATTTCGCCTGCAACTTGCAGGGTGCGGATCACGTTGATGATTGCCGTCATCGCCGCTTCGCCGTCTTTCGGCTTGATCGCGCCGATCTCTGCGGCCTCTTCGCGCAGGTTTTCGGCCATGCGTTTGGAGATGTTGCCAAGGATGAAGTCGGCAGCGGCGCGCAATGTGTCATCCTCGGTGGTCATGCTGTAGGCGAGGGCGGTGACAAGATCCTGCGGGGCCACATCGCGGGTGAGCTTCGGTGTATCGACCGGGGCAAGCCGGGCAGGGATGTGCGCGAAGGTGAAGATCGCCTTGCGGACACGGGTGGAGAACGCCTGATCTTCCTCATCGAGTGCGCAGAGGACTTCATCGCGTTTTGCGGCCTGAGCGACGTTGAGAATGGCGCCGAGGCGCTCTTCAGGGTCTTCGGTGAAGGCGCGCAGCGGCTCCAGATCGAATTGCGCGGCGAGCGACAGGCCGATGCGATCAACCGCGTCCGGCGTGACCTTGCCGGTGAGCGAAATCGCATAGGTGATGCGCCTTGCATGCGTGCCGGGGATGGCGCCGAGAAGCTCTGCCGCCTTGGGCACGGGGAGTTTGGAGAGCAGCACAGCGGCGACTTCGGTGCTTTCCCGCTCGATCATTGGCAGAAGACGGGCCACCGGCAGTTCACGGATGAACGCCCAAGGATCGCCGGTCTGGCGCACGCCCGCCTCCTTGCGCAACCGGGCCGCGGTTTGCGGGGAAATCCGCCCATCAAGCGCGGTGAGCGCGCCCGCCAGCCCGCGCGGGAAGGTAAGGCCCATCTTTTCCAGCTCCTGAGCAAATTCATCGACCACCTGTTCCAATGTGGCACGATCAATATAGCGCATTGCGCCCATCTGTTGTGTCAGCGCGGTTTGCAATTCATCCGGCAGGTCGGCCAGCGGCATATCGGCCCCTTCCTGAATCAGGAAGCGAACGATGATCGCGGCTTTCTGGCGGGTGTCGAGCCGGGTTGGTGCGCCATTGGTTGGGGCAACCGGGGCGCGCGCGGGTGCAATGCGGGCAAGCTGACGCAAGGGCGGGGTCCTTTCGGGGTGAAGTCGCCCCGAAACGTAGCTGAAAATACGTAAAGAAATGTTGAAGTGTTCTGCCCAAAACCTGACAGGCTCAAGCGTTTCTTGGAATCAATTTTCCAGTGCGTCGTTTTTGATTTCGCCTCTAAATCCCTGATTTGGCGTTTTGTATCAAAGGCATTTTCTGAGAGGCCTGAGCGTCAGCGTCCGCTGCGCGCCATGAAGGCCAGGCGTTCGAACAGGTGAACGTCCTGCTCGTTTTTCAAAAGCGCACCGTGCAGCTTTGGCAACGCGGTGGCGCCGTCACGCTTGAGGTCTTCGGGGGACAGGTCTTCTGCCAGCAGCAGCTTGAGCCAGTCCAGCACTTCCGAGGTTGATGGCTTTTTCTTCAGCCCCGGCGTGTCGCGGATTTCAAAGAACTGGGTCAGCGCGGTGGCCAGCAGGTTTTCCTTGATGCCGGGGTGATGCACTTCGACGATGGCGCGCATCGTGTCAGTGTCGGGAAAACGGATGTAATGGAAGAAGCAACGGCGCAAAAAGGCGTCGGGCAATTCCTTTTCATTGTTCGAAGTGATGATGATGATCGGGCGATGTTTGGCCCGGATCGTTTCCCCGGTCTCGTAGACGTGGAATTCCATCTTGTCGAGTTCCTGAAGCAGATCGTTCGGGAACTCGATATCGGCCTTGTCGATCTCGTCGATCAGAAGAACCACCTTTTCATCGGCATCAAACGCATCCCAAAGCTTGCCGCGCTTGATATAGTTCTTCACATCATGCACCCGCTCTTCGCCAAGCTGGCTGTCGCGCAGACGGCTGACCGCGTCGTATTCGTAAAGTCCCTGATGCGCTTTGGTGGTGGATTTGATGTTCCATTCGATCATCCGCAGCCCCAGTGCATCGGCGACTTGCCGTGCAAGCTCGGTCTTGCCGGTGCCGGGTTCTCCCTTGACCAGCAGCGGCCGCTCCAGCGTCACCGCGGCATTAACCGCCACTTTCAGATCGTCGGTGGCGACATAAGTGGAGGTTCCGTCGAATTTCATAGCGCATATCCATTGGTTGCGGATGTCCGAGCGCACCCTAAAGGAGACATTATCTTACCGCAATGCGATGATAGCAGGCGGCGATAACCCTTTGGGGCTGGCCCGAATTTTCACAACCCCGGTATGCACTTTTTTCGGGTAGTGACAATCCTCGGGGAGGGTAGTAATAGGCAGGCGCGAGAGGAGTGCCAATGACTGTGCTTGGCAAGAAAATGGGAGCCGAAATGAAAGCCGAAACCTTTCTGCCGGACGATTATCGTCCCGCCGAGGACGAGCCATTCATGAACGAACGCCAGCTTGAATATTTTCGCCGCAAGCTGACCACATGGCGCGAAGAATTGCTGGATGGGGGCCGTGATACCATCGAGGGGATGAAAGACAGCACGCGCAATATCCCCGATATTTCCGACCGCGCCAGCGAAGAGACAGACCGCGCACTGGAATTGCGCACCCGCGACCGGCAACGCAAGCTGGTGTCCAAGATCGACGCCGCGCTGCGCCGGATCGAAGAAGGCGAATACGGCTATTGCGAAGTCACCGGAGAGCCGATTTCGCTCAAACGGCTTGATGCACGGCCAATCGCCAAGATGAGCCTTGAAGCGCAAGAACAGCATGAGCGGCGCGAAAAGGTTCACCGCGACGACTGAGCGCATGACAATCCGTGGAATCACATGGCGCCGGGGCTTTCGCTCCGGCGTTTTCCGTTGGATGATCGGGCATGGATGATTTGACGGGTCTCAATGTTATCGTGATCGGAGCCGGGATTGGCGGGCTGGCCGCCGCCTGTGCGCTTGGGCTGCGCGGGGCGCGGGTGCGCGTGCTTGAGCAGGCGCCCGCGATTACCGAAGTCGGGGCCGGTTTGCAGATGAGCCCCAACGCCGTTGCCGTGCTGCGTGGGCTGGGCTTGGAACCGGCGCTTTTGGCAAGCGATGCGGTGCGCGGGCGCGCCGTGGTGTTGCACGATTACCGGGGCGGCCAAGTGGCGCGGCTTGATCTCACGCGGCTCAAGGATCAACAGTATTACTTCGTTCACCGCGCCGATCTGATCTCAATTCTGGAACGCGGTGCGCGCGACGCCGGAGCGGTGATTGAACCCGGCGCGCGGGTGGCGACGTTCAAAGATGGTGCCGCCCCGGTTGTGGAGCTGGAAAGTGGCGCGCAATACCATGCCGATCTGGTGATCGGGGCCGACGGCCTGCATTCAGTTGTCCGCCCGATCCTGAACGGCCCTGCAGTGCCGTTCTTTACCAGACAGGTGGCGTGGCGCGCAGTCATTCCAAACACGGCCAACCGCCCGGCAGAGGCGTGGGTGCATATGGGGCCGGGGGCGCATCTGGTCAGCTATCCGCTGCGCGGTGGCGAATGGCTTAATCTCGTGGCGGTTCAGGAACGCGCCGATTGGGCCGATGAGGGCTGGGTTCACCGCGACGATCCGGCCAACCTGCGCGCGGCCTTTGCCGGTTTCGGCCCGGCGGTGCAAGCCATGCTGCGCCGGGTTGAGGAGGCGCATCTCTGGGGGCTTTTCCGGCATGAGGTGGCATCGCACTGGCATGGAGAGGGGGCGGTGCTTCTAGGCGATGCCGCGCATCCGACGCTGCCTTTCATGGCGCAAGGGGCGGCGATGGCGCTGGAGGATGCCTGGGCGCTTGCCAGCGCAGTTGCCGCGGGCGCAGACATCCCGGCCGGGTTGGCACGCTATCAGCAACACCGCTTTGCCCGCGCCAGCCGGGTGGTGCGCGCGGCAAATGGCAATGCGTGGAAATATCACCTGCGTTCCGCCCCGCTCAGGGTCGTGGCGCATGGCGTGCTGCGCGGGGCGGCGCGGTTTTTTCCCGAACGGATGATACACCAGTTCGACTGGATCTATGGCTATGACGTGACAGCCGAAGGCTGATCTTCCGGTTGGCCGCATCGCTCAAAGCGCGCGGGCAAAGAAGCGAATATAGGGCGCAAACTCAGGCGCGGGCACATAGAACGGGGCGGCGTCGTCGAACCCCAGCTTGGCGTAAAGGGCAATGGCTTCGCGCAACCAGATCATCGTGTCGAGCACCATAAGACGGTAGCCGTCGGCTTTCGCCTGTGTGATGGCGGCGTCGAAAATCGCGGTTGCGGCGCCATGTCCGCGCGCTTCTGGCGACACGAAAACCCGCTTGATTTCACAGGTGGCCGCATCAATCCGGTGGGTCATGCCACAGCCAACGGGCGTGCCGTCGATCAGCGCAAGAAACAACGCGCCATCGGGGCGCGCATGAAGTGCCGGAAGCCGCTTGAGGAGCGCCTCGTAAGAGCTTTGGTCATAGTAATTTTCAACGATCTGCGGGCACTCACTGGCGCGCTCTGTCAACTGGTCCCGATAGGCCCGGCAAAGCGCGCGGATTGCGGCGTGATCTTCGGCGGTGGCGGGTTGGCGCAAGGTCAGCATGGGGTGACGTTATGATGCCGGGCGAACGTGTTGCAACCCGAACTGCCTGCTGTGCGTTCCAATCGGGTGTGCCGGCCCCGCAAACAGAAGCTGTTGGAACCTTTTTGCGCCAAGTTCGTTGCCTTTTCAGCAATTGTGCGCCCCATCACCAACATGGTCGGGCGGTGCATATGCGATTGAAATATGGAGGACCACCATGCGAAAACTGTCATTTTTAACCGCAACCGTCGCAGCATTGGCATTGGCCGGCTGTGTGAATTCAACGCCCGAATCGCGCACCGTCGCCGGTGTGGCTGGCGGGGCTGCCGCCGGGTTGATCGCGGCAAAAGCCCTGAACGCAGACAAGGACTGGACCGTGATTTCGGCGCTCGCCGGTGCTGCTGCTGGCACCATGGTGGCGCAGAACGCCAATACGGGCCAATGCGCCTATGCGCGCGGCGATGGCACCTATTACCGGGCCGCATGCCCCTGAGGCAGTGCGCAAGCTAAAGCGTTAAGGGCGTGTCGTGATCGGCGCGCCCTTTGCTTTAACGCAGGATCGAACGCCCGGCATATTGCGCCGTCTCGCCAAGGGCTTCTTCGATGCGGATCAACTGGTTGTATTTCGCCAGCCGGTCCGAGCGCGCCAGCGAGCCGGTTTTGATCTGCCCGCAATTGGTGGCCACCGCGAGATCGGCAATCGTGGCGTCCTCGGTTTCGCCCGAACGGTGCGACATCACGTTGGTCATGCCTGCGCGATGCGCCATCTCGACCGCTTGAAGAGTTTCCGTCAAGCTGCCGATCTGGTTGACTTTCACCAGCATCGAATTGGCGCTTGCCCGCTCGATCCCCATGGCCAGCCGCTCAGGGTTGGTCACGAAAAGATCGTCACCGACAAGCTGAACCCGTGCGCCCAAGGTGGCGGTAAGCATGTGCCAGCCGTCCCAGTCATCTTCGCTCATGCCGTCTTCGATTGAAATGATCGGGTAGTCGTTCACCAGCGCCTCAAGATAGCTGACATTCTCTTCCGCCGAGAGGGTTCTGCCTTCTCCGGCAAGGACATATTTGCCATCCTTGAAGTATTCCGTCGCGGCGCAATCAAGCGCGAGGGCGATGTCGTCGCCGGGGGTGTAGCCCGCTTTTTCGATGCTTTTCAGCACGAAATCAAGCGCATCACGGGTCGAGGCCAGCGCGGGCGCGAACCCGCCTTCATCGCCAAGCCCGGTTGAAAGCCCGGCGGCGGACAGCTCTTTTTGCAGCGTGTGGAACACTTCCGAGCCCATCCGCACGGCGTCGCGGAGGGTGGGGGCGGCGACCGGCATGATCATGAATTCCTGAATGTCGATCGGGTTGTCGGCATGTTCGCCACCGTTGATGATGTTCATCATCGGCACCGGCAGGATGCGCGCCGAAGTGCCGCCGATATAGCGATAAAGCGGTTGGCTGGTGAAATCCGCCGCCGCCTTTGCCACCGCCAGCGACACGCCGAGAATGGCATTGGCACCAAGCCGCGATTTGTTCGGCGTGCCGTCAAGTTCGATCATCGCCATATCAACCGCCACCTGCTCGGTGGCGTCAAAACCTGCCAGTTCATCGGCAATCTCGCCATTGACCGCAGCGCAAGCCTCCAACACCCCTTTGCCCAAGTAACGATCCTTGTCGCCGTCACGGCGCTCAACGGCCTCATAAGCACCGGTGGAGGCACCCGAAGGCACAGCAGCGCGG
This is a stretch of genomic DNA from Aquicoccus sp. G2-2. It encodes these proteins:
- a CDS encoding DUF2927 domain-containing protein, which encodes MRTHLLPLCLVLVGCMPGPVPDQATRAAPPENAMALPPIKTFATPDPTRPQRSNVDIARDFLDLSFRLESGRDLPVLTRFTQPISIRVTGAVPTTLMPDLRRLVYRLKHEAGLQVALTNAPSASITIQAITRAQIRKTLPQAACFVVPNITSIAQYPAARRSPKANWALLRKRTQMAVFVPSDAAPQEVRDCLHEELAQAMGPLDDLYRLPDSVFNDDNIHTVLTGFDMLMLKTYYAPELHNGMTRAQAAARLPAILARLNPAGEHVAPVNPGPTPRSWIDAIQTALGPGASHARRIAAGRRALSIAKSLGWQDHRRAFAHYSMGRLLAATDPEGALAHFKAADRFYAMVPNTSLHRAYVAAQLAAHALSQGDARGTITLVNHAIPAASRSENAALLSTLLLLRAEALELSGHLAEAADVRLDSLGWARYGFGADWAVRAKLREIGALNPLKGKRG
- a CDS encoding DMT family transporter; the encoded protein is MHSQKTRAILLMITAIFFFSSMDALAKLLAGHIGTVPTLWARYLGQTLVVFILVLPRLRMVLRTRYPKLQLARSIYLMCATIFFFFGISNIGLAEAASIMATNPLFITLGAALFLGERFGIRRAVAIGAACVGAVLVIRPGGAVFTPFSLLPLGAAICYSAYALTTRFVGRDEDAWTSLFYTALFGAVALSAAVPFFWQPVGPSDLLIMLGIALCGTAGQLALIRALMAGEAGMLAPFAYFGLLFATFYGATIFGDLPDTLTIVGGLIIAGAGIYVWYRETMVKPD
- a CDS encoding FliG C-terminal domain-containing protein, which translates into the protein MRQLARIAPARAPVAPTNGAPTRLDTRQKAAIIVRFLIQEGADMPLADLPDELQTALTQQMGAMRYIDRATLEQVVDEFAQELEKMGLTFPRGLAGALTALDGRISPQTAARLRKEAGVRQTGDPWAFIRELPVARLLPMIERESTEVAAVLLSKLPVPKAAELLGAIPGTHARRITYAISLTGKVTPDAVDRIGLSLAAQFDLEPLRAFTEDPEERLGAILNVAQAAKRDEVLCALDEEDQAFSTRVRKAIFTFAHIPARLAPVDTPKLTRDVAPQDLVTALAYSMTTEDDTLRAAADFILGNISKRMAENLREEAAEIGAIKPKDGEAAMTAIINVIRTLQVAGEITLLSPDEDDAA
- a CDS encoding MoxR family ATPase — protein: MKFDGTSTYVATDDLKVAVNAAVTLERPLLVKGEPGTGKTELARQVADALGLRMIEWNIKSTTKAHQGLYEYDAVSRLRDSQLGEERVHDVKNYIKRGKLWDAFDADEKVVLLIDEIDKADIEFPNDLLQELDKMEFHVYETGETIRAKHRPIIIITSNNEKELPDAFLRRCFFHYIRFPDTDTMRAIVEVHHPGIKENLLATALTQFFEIRDTPGLKKKPSTSEVLDWLKLLLAEDLSPEDLKRDGATALPKLHGALLKNEQDVHLFERLAFMARSGR
- the dksA gene encoding RNA polymerase-binding protein DksA, with the protein product MKAETFLPDDYRPAEDEPFMNERQLEYFRRKLTTWREELLDGGRDTIEGMKDSTRNIPDISDRASEETDRALELRTRDRQRKLVSKIDAALRRIEEGEYGYCEVTGEPISLKRLDARPIAKMSLEAQEQHERREKVHRDD
- a CDS encoding FAD-dependent monooxygenase — its product is MDDLTGLNVIVIGAGIGGLAAACALGLRGARVRVLEQAPAITEVGAGLQMSPNAVAVLRGLGLEPALLASDAVRGRAVVLHDYRGGQVARLDLTRLKDQQYYFVHRADLISILERGARDAGAVIEPGARVATFKDGAAPVVELESGAQYHADLVIGADGLHSVVRPILNGPAVPFFTRQVAWRAVIPNTANRPAEAWVHMGPGAHLVSYPLRGGEWLNLVAVQERADWADEGWVHRDDPANLRAAFAGFGPAVQAMLRRVEEAHLWGLFRHEVASHWHGEGAVLLGDAAHPTLPFMAQGAAMALEDAWALASAVAAGADIPAGLARYQQHRFARASRVVRAANGNAWKYHLRSAPLRVVAHGVLRGAARFFPERMIHQFDWIYGYDVTAEG
- a CDS encoding GNAT family N-acetyltransferase, which translates into the protein MLTLRQPATAEDHAAIRALCRAYRDQLTERASECPQIVENYYDQSSYEALLKRLPALHARPDGALFLALIDGTPVGCGMTHRIDAATCEIKRVFVSPEARGHGAATAIFDAAITQAKADGYRLMVLDTMIWLREAIALYAKLGFDDAAPFYVPAPEFAPYIRFFARAL
- a CDS encoding glucose-6-phosphate isomerase, giving the protein MRKLSFLTATVAALALAGCVNSTPESRTVAGVAGGAAAGLIAAKALNADKDWTVISALAGAAAGTMVAQNANTGQCAYARGDGTYYRAACP
- the eno gene encoding phosphopyruvate hydratase gives rise to the protein MSTIIDIHAREILDSRGNPTVEVDVLLEDGTMGRAAVPSGASTGAYEAVERRDGDKDRYLGKGVLEACAAVNGEIADELAGFDATEQVAVDMAMIELDGTPNKSRLGANAILGVSLAVAKAAADFTSQPLYRYIGGTSARILPVPMMNIINGGEHADNPIDIQEFMIMPVAAPTLRDAVRMGSEVFHTLQKELSAAGLSTGLGDEGGFAPALASTRDALDFVLKSIEKAGYTPGDDIALALDCAATEYFKDGKYVLAGEGRTLSAEENVSYLEALVNDYPIISIEDGMSEDDWDGWHMLTATLGARVQLVGDDLFVTNPERLAMGIERASANSMLVKVNQIGSLTETLQAVEMAHRAGMTNVMSHRSGETEDATIADLAVATNCGQIKTGSLARSDRLAKYNQLIRIEEALGETAQYAGRSILR